The genomic stretch TTCCGAATCAAGAAGTAACTATTACGTATCAATTAGGATATAGAGGCGAAAAAGTAACTAAAAAATTAACGACAGATGCTTCAGGAACTGTCGTATTGGAAGGTAATAGAGCATATAATTTCAATAACGTAGAAATTAACGTTTCTTCAGAAAATGATGTTGCCTATTTTGGTGAATTTAATTTTTATTCAAGGTATCGAGGTGAAAATACAGATGTTATAAAAACACTCTTTTTCTTTACAGATAGAAGCATTTATAGACCTTCACAAATTGTATACTTCAAAGGAATTCTTATTGAACGAGAAGGAAAGAAATCTAAAGTCCTTGCCAACGAAAAAGTGGAAGTTGTTTTCCGTGACGCGAATCATCAAGAAGTAAAAACAACAACATTTACCACAAACGAATACGGTTCTATTAAAGGTGAATTTGTAATTCCAAATAGCGGCTTGACAGGGAATTTTTCCATCATCGCAAAAACAAGCGATAAAACTCTTGGAACTACTAATTTTTCTGTGGAAGAATACAAACGTCCAAAATTTGAAACTAACTTTTTACCTATAACAGAAACATTTTCGGTAAACGACACCGTAATTGCCAAAGGAAATGCAAAAGCATTCGCGGGAAGCAATATTTCAGATGCAAAAGTTACGTATACGGTAAAACGTACGCCGCGCTATCCGCAATGGGTTTATTGGAGAAATCCGTATGTAAACTCAGCTTCACAACAAATTACAAGCGGAGAAACAACGACAGATGCTTCTGGAAATTTTGAAATTTCGTTTAAAGCGATTCCTGATGCAAGTGCCGATAAAAAATTATTACCTGTTTTTGATTATGAAATTAACGCAGATGTTATAGATATTAATGGTGAAACCCGAAGTACTTCAACAATTGTTCACGTAGGTTATCACACTTTAAAAGGAAACGTTATTGTTGATAGTAAGTTAGATGCGACAAAGAAAGATCACACACTTGAAATTATTACCAAAAACTTAAACAACGAAAAAGTTGCTGCAAAAGGAACGATAACCATTCACAAATTACAAGCACCAAATCGTGTGTTGCGAAAACGCAGATTGGGAATTCCTGATTATGTTTCCATACCTGAAACTGAATTCAAAAAATTATTTCCGCATGAAGCTTTTTCAAAAGAAGAAGTTGATTTTAAACAATGGAAAAAAGGTAAAAAGGTAGTAACCGAATCATTTGATACTGGAACATCAACCAAACTCGAATTAGGCAATATAAAACGTTGGGAATCTGGAAAGTATGTGATTGAGTTGACAATGATTGACGCAAACGGGAATGAAATAAAAGATATTGTATTTACCGATGTTTGGAATCCGAACGATAAAACGACAGCAGACAATAAATTGTTAGAAGTTTCTCTTGACAAAGATGAATATTTGCCAAATGAAGAAGTTGTATTCACGATAAATTCTGCAATAAAAAATCTTTATGTAACCGTAGATATTGAAAAAGGACAACGCATTATTGAATCGTATGTCGTTCACATGGAAAAAGGCAAACAAACCTTTAAAATTCCTGTGGATAAAAAAGATGAAGGCGGTTTTAAAATTCATTGTTCTGCAACAGTTTTTAATAGTTTTATTGGCGAACAAGTTCATGTAATCGTTAACTATCCGCCATCGGAATTAACGATAGAAACTACTACTTTTAGAGATAAATTAAAACCTGGACAAGAAGAAACTTGGAGTTTCCGCATCAAAGGCACAAAAGGTGAAAAAGTTGCCGCAGAAGTATTATCAAGTATGTATGATGCTTCTTTGGATGAATTTAAGTCACATGCATGGCAATTTTCTCCAATGTATCAACCACAATATTACAGTTACATTAATATCAATGGCGAACGAAGTTTTGGCGTTACTAGTTTCTTAAATTATTTAGAATTTGATAAAAAATATTACAAAACACAATCGTTTGATGGTCTTAATATGTTTGGCTTGTATTTTGGAAATCCACGACGCATGAGAGGAAGAATGTTGATGAAGAGTAAAAGTGAAAATGTATCTACGCAAAGAATGATGAATGTTGTAGAAATGGATGAGGAAGTATCATATTTAAGTGGAGTAGTAAATACTAATGTCGGTTATACAAATGGTGATGAACAAGCAGACGATGCTGAAAGTCCTCCTAATATTTTAAACGCAAAAGACCCTCAAGAAATAGACAGAAAGGATGAAACCGTTGTTCCACGAAAAAATTTACAAGAAACAGCGTTTTTCTTTCCACAATTACAAACTGACAAAGACGGAAATGTTTCGTTCAATTTTACAACTCCAGAAGCATTAACGAAGTGGAAAGTACAATTGTTAGCACATACGAAAGAGTTGCATTCTGCAACAAAAACCTTGACAACCGTAACTCAAAAAGAACTAATGGTATTACCAAATGTTCCCCGTTTTTTACGTGAAGGCGACATGATTGTGGTTAGTAGTAAAATTTCTAACCTTTCTGAGAAAAATTTAAGCGGAGAAGCAACATTGCAACTAATCAATCCGATTACAGGAGCTGATTTAAAAAACATACTTTTTGATAGCACAAGCGGACCAAAACAATCGTTTTCGGTAAACGCCGATGGAAATACACAAGTTTCTTGGACATTGGAAATTCCGCAAGGTTTGCAAGCAGTTCAATATACAATTATTGCCAAAGCGGGCGAATATTCTGATGGCGAACAAAATGCATTACCAGTATTATCCAACAGAATGTTAGTGACGGAAACGTTGCCAATGTGGATTCGTTCCAACGAGACAAAAACATTTACATTAGATAAACTCGCGACGACGAATTCAAGTACGTTGCAACATCATAAACTGAGTTTGGAAGTGACTTCAAATCCTGCTTGGTATGCAGTGCAAGCGTTGCCATATTTAATGGAATATCCGTATGAATGTTCGGAGCAAACATTTTCACGTTATTATGCAAATGCGTTGGCGAGTCACATCGCGAATAGCAATCCTAGAATTCAGGAAGTGTTTAATCAATGGAAATCTTCGGATGCTTTGTTGAGTAATTTAGAGAAGAATGAAGAACTGAAATCCTTGATTTTGCAAGAAACACCTTGGGTTCGTGATGCGCAATCGGAAAGTGAACAAAAGAAGCGAATTGCCTTATTATTCGATTTGAATCGAATGAAAAATGAGCAAACTAGAACTTTAGCCAAATTAGATCAAATGCAATTGTCTTCTGGCGCATTTCCTTGGTTTTCTGGCGGACGCGACAATCGATTTATTACACAACATATTATTATTGGCTTAGGACATTTAAAAAAGCTTAATGTTGATCTGAAAAGTGATCCTAAAACTGAGCAAATTATTGAAAAAGCAATTGGATATCTCGATCAAGAGTTTGTGACTGAGTATAACAATCTACGGAAGTATAACAAAAATATTGACCTTTCTAAAGATCATTTATCGCACACGCAATTGCATTATTTATACATGCGAAGCTTCTTTCCAGAGCATAAACAAGCTGCGGAAGTTTCAAAAATTATGGACTATTACAAAGGTCAGATTGACAAATATTGGCTCAATAGAAGTTTATATTCTAAAGGATTAATGGCGTTGATTTCTCACCGAATGGACAATCCGAAAACGGCAACCGCGATACTGCGTTCATTGAAAGAAAACAGTATTACAAGTGATGAATTAGGAATGTATTGGAAAGCAAATTCGTCTTCTTGGTATTGGTATCAGGCGCCAATTGAAACGCAAGCGTTGATGATTGAAGCATTTTCTGAGATTCAAAATGATCTCACTACTGTAGATAATTTAAAGATTTGGCTGTTGAAACATAAACAAACCAATCGTTGGTCAACTACGAAAGAAACATCGGACGCGGTGTATGCATTATTGTTGCAAGGAAGCGATTGGCTTTCGGTTACAGATATGGTGGAAGTTACGGTTGGAAGCAAAAAAATTACGCCTGCCGATTTAGAAAATGTAAAAGTGGAAGCTGGCACAGGATATTTTAAAACTTCTTGGAGCGGAAACGAAGTGAAACCAGAAATGGCAAATGTAACGTTGACGAAAAAAGGAAAAGGAATTGCTTGGGGCGGATTATATTGGCAGTATTTTGAAGATTTAGACAAAATTACAACGGCAGAAACTTCGTTGAAATTAAACAAAAAATTATTTAAACGCACGTACGGAGATCGAGGTGAAATCATTACGGAGATTGACGAAAACAGCAAATTAGAAGTTGGCGATTTAATCCGAATTCGAATAGAATTACGAAACGACAGACCAATGGAATTTGTTCATATGAAAGATATGCGCGCGGCTGGTTTGGAGCCAATTAATGTATTGTCGCAATATAAATGGCAAGATGGTTTGGGCTATTATGAAAGCACAAAAGATGCAAGCACCAATTTCTTTTTTGACTATTTACCAAAAGGTGTTTTTGTATTTGAATACGATTTACGTGTAAATAATGTTGGAAAATTTTCTAACGGAATTACGACGATTCAAAGTATGTATGCACCAGAATTTAGCAGTCATAGTAAAGGTGTACGGATTGTTGTGGAGTAGTTTTTTTGATTTGTTTATTTGAAGATTTGAAGATGTGTCAATTTGAAGATGTGTTACAGCACTAATTCTTCAATAGAAAAACCCGTCAGATTGAGTGAATTTGTAAAGCAAATTTGTATCGAAATCGAACTCTAATCAGAAGATTATTACACTTGTTGTTGTGTAGTTAATGTAACAATTGTTTGATGTACTAATGTAGCAATTATTGGGTTTGAAGATTTGATAATGTGTCAATTTGTTGATTTGTTGATTTGTTTTTCACGAAATCATTAAACCATTGATAATCAATTAGTAATGATATTTAAAATTCCCTAATTAGGTTAGTAAAAAAACTAGCGGAGGTTTTGGATAAAACCTCCGCTAGTTTTTGTTGTTTCCTACGGTAGTTTTTACTAAAACCTAAGCAGGTTTTTTTTCACCTTAGAAACTTCGGCTAAAATCTGTGCTTCAGAATTTCCTCCTACTACAATTAGCACTTTTTTATTTCTTAAAGTTATGTCAAATAAATTTCAAAATGACCAATGAAATTCATTTCTATT from Kordia antarctica encodes the following:
- a CDS encoding alpha-2-macroglobulin family protein is translated as MIVLFSQLSNAQQEYSNLWNEVTALEKKGLTKSAFEKVSDIHKRAKRDQNNPQIIKAFLHKAKYQLILEEDAQLTIINDLKAEINTQSFPTKNILESILGDLYWQYFSNNRYQFYNRSETAEKVDANDFRTWDLNTLFKEIFVHFKASLKNTAQLQKLDLSAYDAILTQEKGSKTFRPTVYDFLAHNALDFYKTSENNITKPSDTFEIDDTEYLCDSKLFSEMNLMTKDSLSLEFKALETYQELIRFHLKDKSPEALINVNIERLYYVQQKATFDDTTEKLIEAFQNEKTTYQSHPYSGMYDAESAVLHQRLAANYAEDRTEKYQWEYKKALELCEAVISKFPNSIPGEKCKIIKEGILQPSLEITTEIFSPINQHSKVLINYKNVERMYFTSRKISKEQHEQLSKIYDKNQRYAYIQKLTIDQAWNATLPTENDYQSHTTEIAVPPLANGSYIITASPTEKLLRVFFAYGIVQVTDIAVTNKNAGSNYIFQLTDRNNGKPIPNQEVTITYQLGYRGEKVTKKLTTDASGTVVLEGNRAYNFNNVEINVSSENDVAYFGEFNFYSRYRGENTDVIKTLFFFTDRSIYRPSQIVYFKGILIEREGKKSKVLANEKVEVVFRDANHQEVKTTTFTTNEYGSIKGEFVIPNSGLTGNFSIIAKTSDKTLGTTNFSVEEYKRPKFETNFLPITETFSVNDTVIAKGNAKAFAGSNISDAKVTYTVKRTPRYPQWVYWRNPYVNSASQQITSGETTTDASGNFEISFKAIPDASADKKLLPVFDYEINADVIDINGETRSTSTIVHVGYHTLKGNVIVDSKLDATKKDHTLEIITKNLNNEKVAAKGTITIHKLQAPNRVLRKRRLGIPDYVSIPETEFKKLFPHEAFSKEEVDFKQWKKGKKVVTESFDTGTSTKLELGNIKRWESGKYVIELTMIDANGNEIKDIVFTDVWNPNDKTTADNKLLEVSLDKDEYLPNEEVVFTINSAIKNLYVTVDIEKGQRIIESYVVHMEKGKQTFKIPVDKKDEGGFKIHCSATVFNSFIGEQVHVIVNYPPSELTIETTTFRDKLKPGQEETWSFRIKGTKGEKVAAEVLSSMYDASLDEFKSHAWQFSPMYQPQYYSYININGERSFGVTSFLNYLEFDKKYYKTQSFDGLNMFGLYFGNPRRMRGRMLMKSKSENVSTQRMMNVVEMDEEVSYLSGVVNTNVGYTNGDEQADDAESPPNILNAKDPQEIDRKDETVVPRKNLQETAFFFPQLQTDKDGNVSFNFTTPEALTKWKVQLLAHTKELHSATKTLTTVTQKELMVLPNVPRFLREGDMIVVSSKISNLSEKNLSGEATLQLINPITGADLKNILFDSTSGPKQSFSVNADGNTQVSWTLEIPQGLQAVQYTIIAKAGEYSDGEQNALPVLSNRMLVTETLPMWIRSNETKTFTLDKLATTNSSTLQHHKLSLEVTSNPAWYAVQALPYLMEYPYECSEQTFSRYYANALASHIANSNPRIQEVFNQWKSSDALLSNLEKNEELKSLILQETPWVRDAQSESEQKKRIALLFDLNRMKNEQTRTLAKLDQMQLSSGAFPWFSGGRDNRFITQHIIIGLGHLKKLNVDLKSDPKTEQIIEKAIGYLDQEFVTEYNNLRKYNKNIDLSKDHLSHTQLHYLYMRSFFPEHKQAAEVSKIMDYYKGQIDKYWLNRSLYSKGLMALISHRMDNPKTATAILRSLKENSITSDELGMYWKANSSSWYWYQAPIETQALMIEAFSEIQNDLTTVDNLKIWLLKHKQTNRWSTTKETSDAVYALLLQGSDWLSVTDMVEVTVGSKKITPADLENVKVEAGTGYFKTSWSGNEVKPEMANVTLTKKGKGIAWGGLYWQYFEDLDKITTAETSLKLNKKLFKRTYGDRGEIITEIDENSKLEVGDLIRIRIELRNDRPMEFVHMKDMRAAGLEPINVLSQYKWQDGLGYYESTKDASTNFFFDYLPKGVFVFEYDLRVNNVGKFSNGITTIQSMYAPEFSSHSKGVRIVVE